A stretch of the Mesorhizobium sp. Pch-S genome encodes the following:
- a CDS encoding flavin reductase, with the protein MQLQVSRLEFRDAMARVCAPVNIVTTDGPAGRGGFTATAMCSVSDDPPTLLICMNERSAQTGMFLDNRRFCVNVLTQAHMHLASKFAGAIRDMAERYQAANWQTMPSGMPALLDAIVSFDCEIGDVNKVGTHNVMFGRVIDIRHGSGEAALLYVDRNYSQPMALGSFGG; encoded by the coding sequence ATGCAACTGCAGGTCTCCAGGCTGGAATTTCGTGACGCCATGGCGCGGGTCTGCGCGCCGGTCAACATCGTCACCACGGACGGACCGGCTGGTCGCGGCGGCTTCACCGCGACGGCCATGTGCAGCGTTTCAGACGATCCGCCGACCTTGCTCATCTGCATGAACGAGCGCTCGGCGCAAACTGGAATGTTCCTCGACAACCGGCGTTTCTGCGTCAACGTGCTGACGCAGGCGCATATGCATCTCGCCTCGAAATTTGCCGGCGCCATCCGCGACATGGCCGAGCGCTATCAGGCGGCAAACTGGCAGACCATGCCGTCCGGCATGCCGGCGCTGCTCGACGCCATCGTCTCGTTCGACTGCGAGATCGGTGACGTCAACAAGGTCGGCACGCACAATGTGATGTTCGGCCGGGTCATCGATATCCGGCACGGCAGCGGCGAAGCGGCTTTGCTTTATGTCGACCGCAACTACTCGCAACCGATGGCGCTCGGCAGTTTCGGTGGCTGA